A genomic window from bacterium includes:
- a CDS encoding MBL fold metallo-hydrolase, translated as MQIRAFEVGLLATNCYLCWETDSRQALIVDPGGDDPQLWDVLQAVGLHLTAIINTHGHADHIGANAFFKMKTAAALMIHYADKKMLTDASANLSKGLGLEIISPPADRYLQAGDAITLGETVFSVIETPGHSPGSICLHHGDLLFSGDTLFARSIGRTDLPGGDAARIIDSIQKKLFKLPDTVRVLPGHGPETTIGFEKINNPFVTSSSGDEHAIL; from the coding sequence TTGCAAATACGGGCGTTTGAAGTAGGGCTGCTTGCCACCAACTGTTATCTTTGTTGGGAAACCGATTCCCGGCAGGCCCTGATTGTTGATCCGGGTGGTGATGATCCGCAGCTTTGGGATGTTTTGCAAGCGGTGGGACTTCATCTGACGGCAATCATTAATACACACGGGCATGCCGATCATATTGGAGCCAATGCATTTTTTAAAATGAAAACAGCTGCGGCATTGATGATCCATTATGCAGATAAAAAAATGCTTACAGATGCCTCTGCGAATCTTTCAAAAGGATTGGGTTTGGAAATTATCTCTCCACCGGCGGACCGTTATCTGCAAGCGGGAGACGCGATTACGCTGGGCGAGACGGTTTTTTCCGTCATCGAGACGCCGGGGCATTCACCCGGGTCAATTTGCCTGCATCACGGCGATTTGCTGTTTTCCGGTGATACATTATTTGCACGATCCATCGGGCGTACGGATTTACCGGGGGGAGACGCTGCGCGGATTATCGACAGTATTCAGAAAAAATTATTTAAGTTGCCGGATACTGTCCGGGTTTTACCAGGTCATGGTCCTGAAACCACCATTGGTTTTGAGAAAATCAATAATCCCTTCGTGACATCGTCATCAGGAGATGAACATGCGATTTTATAA
- a CDS encoding STAS domain-containing protein, producing MDHGVQINIDYEGANLEIAIIRVTGLIDTDTSRSVSRALEDVIAKKQFKVIMDLSRVDYISSAGWGIFIGELKELRRQGGDLKLACLTPEVDDIFKLLEFFNVLSTFDAVEDAVRSFGT from the coding sequence ATGGATCACGGTGTTCAAATTAATATTGATTACGAAGGCGCCAATTTAGAGATTGCCATTATTCGTGTTACCGGGTTGATTGACACGGATACGTCCCGTTCGGTCAGCCGGGCGCTGGAGGATGTGATCGCCAAAAAGCAATTCAAAGTGATTATGGATTTGAGCCGGGTGGATTATATCAGCAGTGCCGGTTGGGGTATTTTTATTGGTGAGCTCAAGGAGCTTCGCCGTCAGGGCGGTGATCTGAAATTAGCCTGTCTGACACCGGAAGTAGATGATATTTTCAAACTGCTCGAATTTTTTAATGTCCTTTCCACATTTGATGCAGTGGAAGATGCTGTGCGGAGTTTTGGGACGTAA